One Manduca sexta isolate Smith_Timp_Sample1 chromosome 28, JHU_Msex_v1.0, whole genome shotgun sequence DNA window includes the following coding sequences:
- the LOC115446425 gene encoding IQ and AAA domain-containing protein 1-like, giving the protein MLQIPRNLCLTIDAHQKWLGLLKQAKELVEDDSDLQDKAENGFRIKERAFPPEFLGRHYAVYCSLINRMYDAYLNSVHLQRAPYMLEIIAVFIKRLYELRNELVHLIVNDYIYLDAALVQLRFEPADVEIIVPYHFPLESRPESAENLLQKMWTEAVKRKNKPPEKEKSFERKRNPFGEDDDEQGSEKESKESIKDVDEITQTISEDCTQTLIIQKCERYRQYYVQYCRNKNRLRKLYYADKTPEAPLHIKNKAAKLIQRVYRLYMKVKRKNNVKIQEDILIGYIADPFKKRLSLEEENNKIYERRRKTRMKLQETYNKEMERENKRLILFKKNNQIDDITDQINVWFKEWYYGYGFFPEYPFDIEGGTMLVLRGEYPTVEEKREEDEKIEAATKGKTPEQLKTEKEQAKLDAALKAEAEKEQQKREAEQLFKLRCNPFADIGYKVESSEHMESLMQALNKYRAAWSIYDKFPPHQCRDNVYGYIKSIMTDDLMCQLHQDCRVYVDELMRADQKLLVKMHQIMYKNVGWKYPKLNQRKKPKPASI; this is encoded by the exons ATGCTGCAAATCCCGCGGAATTTATGTTTGACTATCGACGCTCATCAGAAATGGCTAGGTTTATTGAAACAAGCAAAAGAGCTGGTGGAGGACGACTCTGATCTTCAG gaTAAAGCAGAGAATGGTTTCCGGATCAAAGAGCGTGCGTTTCCGCCGGAGTTCCTCGGCAGGCACTACGCAGTGTACTGCTCGCTTATCAACAGGATGTATGACGCGTACCTCAACAGCGTGCATTTGCAACGAGCGCCGTACATGCTCGAGATCATTGCTGTTTTTATTAAACG TCTATATGAGTTACGAAATGAATTAGTACATTTGATCGTAAACGACTACATTTATTTGGATGCAGCTCTGGTCCAGCTcagatttgaacctgctgacgTCGAG aTAATAGTGCCTTACCACTTCCCGTTAGAAAGTAGGCCAGAGAGCGCTGAAAACCTTCTTCAAAAGATGTGGACAGAAGCCGTGAAGAGGAAAAATAAACCACCGGAGAAG gaaAAATCCTTTGAGAGAAAACGTAATCCATTTGGAGAGGATGACGACGAACAAGGCAGTGAGAAAGAATCTAAAGAGTCCATTAAAG ATGTGGATGAGATAACACAAACAATATCAGAAGATTGTACGCAGACACTAATAATACAGAAATGTGAACGTTATAG ACAATATTACGTCCAATACTGCAGAAATAAAAACCGGCTGCGAAAATTGTATTACGCCGATAAAACGCCAGAAGCTCCGCtgcacattaaaaataaagctgCCAAGTTAATTCAAAGAGTTTATAG GCTGTATATGAAagtaaaaaggaaaaataatgttaaaatccAAGAAGACATACTGATCGGATACATAGCGGACCCGTTTAAGAAACGTTTGAGCTTGGAAGAGGAGAATAACAAG ATTTACGAGCGACGTCGCAAAACAAGAATGAAATTACAAGAGACGTATAATAAAGAGATGGAAAGAGAAAACAAGAGATTGATCCTGTTTAAGAAAAACAACCAGATTGATGACATAACGGATCAAATAAATGTGTGGTTTAAAGAGTG GTACTACGGTTACGGGTTCTTCCCGGAATATCCGTTCGATATCGAAGGCGGGACCATGCTGGTGCTGCGCGGGGAATACCCAACCGTAGAAGAGAAGAGGGAAGAAGATGAAAAGATAGAGGCGGCTACGAAAGGAAAGACACCGGAACAA ctGAAAACGGAAAAAGAGCAAGCGAAGCTGGATGCAGCATTGAAGGCAGAAGCAGAGAAGGAACAGCAGAAGAGAGAAGCGGAACAGCTGTTCAAGTTGAGATGTAACCCTTTTGCTGACATTGGGTATAAAGTAGAGAGCTCTGAACATATGGAGAGTTTGATGcag GCACTAAACAAGTACCGCGCGGCGTGGTCGATATATGACAAGTTTCCCCCGCATCAGTGCAGGGACAATGTGTATGGATACATCAAATCCATCATGACTGACGACCTGATGTGCCAGCTGCATCAGGACTGCAGGGTCTACGTCGACGAGCTGATGAG GGCGGACCAAAAGTTGTTGGTGAAAATGCACCAAATAATGTACAAGAACGTGGGATGGAAGTATCCAAAACTGAACCAACGGAAGAAGCCCAAGCCTGCGTCGATC